A DNA window from Limanda limanda chromosome 6, fLimLim1.1, whole genome shotgun sequence contains the following coding sequences:
- the mrpl44 gene encoding 39S ribosomal protein L44, mitochondrial produces the protein MASGFILSRGALTLGTHCQRVCRNVSLTQVREKKRWMKAYTYLMARKLKLEGPPPPKPRSQQPLWDYHAEVQAFSTRLHENFSQELLKTAFVNPCYLQAEQQRRQGLGVDSETIALVLKDNFQLSAKGVSFTQSLLTDWCRASFPSLPCEGVESIVGHLTSSTVVTYVARNLGIEELTMSAEFPVPDDVLHSTFMAVIGALQESSGAERAGFFLRDFMVTQLIGKDLFDMWKVVDPMGLLVEELTKRNVALPEPRLIRSAGASTVLPLYFVGLYSDKKLLAQGPGETLVAAEEEAARVALRKLYGYSENRRPFDFSPQQQHQQPLIESVSSN, from the exons ATGGCGTCGGGGTTCATTCTGAGTCGCGGTGCGCTGACACTAGGGACTCACTGTCAGCGTGTGTGCAGAAACGTGTCGTTGACACAGGTCCGGGAGAAGAAGCGATGGATGAAGGCCTACACGTATCTCATGGCGaggaagctgaagctggaggGGCCGCCGCCGCCGAAGCCACG CTCCCAGCAGCCTCTGTGGGACTACCATGCCGAGGTTCAGGCTTTCAGCACCCGCCTCCATGAGAACTTCTCCCAGGAGCTACTGAAGACGGCATTCGTCAACCCATGTTACTTGCAGGCAGAGcaacagaggagacaggggtTGGGTGTGGACTCAGAGACCATTGCTTTGGTTCTGAAAGACAACTTTCAGCTGAGTGCAAAGGGGGTGAGCTTCACCCAGAGCCTTCTGACAGACTGGTGCAGGGCCAGCTTCCCGAGCCTGCCATGCGAGGGGGTGGAGAGCATCGTCGGGCACCTCACCAGTTCAACGGTTGTGACCTATGTCGCTAGAAATCTCGGCATTGAAGAGTTAACCATGAGCGCAGAATTCCCTGTTCCCGATGACGTGCTCCATTCGACGTTCATGGCCGTGATCGGTGCCTTACAGGAGAGCAGTGGGGCCGAGCGAGCAGGATTCTTCCTCAGA GATTTCATGGTGACTCAGCTGATAGGAAAGGACCTGTTTGATATGTGGAAGGTGGTTGACCCGATGGGACTATTGGTGGAGGAGCTTACAAAGAGGAATGTAGCTTTGCCAGAGCCTCGCCTCATCAGGTCTGCTGGAGCCAGCACTGTCCTGCCACTGTACTTTGTCGGCTTGTACAG CGATAAGAAGCTTCTGGCTCAGGGTCCAGGAGAGACGCTTGTAGcagcagaagaggaagcagctcgaGTGGCCCTCCGAAAACTCTACGGCTACAGCGAGAACCGCAGACCCTTCGACTTCtcgccgcagcagcagcatcagcagccgTTAATTGAGTCAGTCAGCAGCAATTGA